A window from Geothermobacter ehrlichii encodes these proteins:
- a CDS encoding DivIVA domain-containing protein, with translation MAISPMDIQQHQFKTRLFGYDTAGVDHFLEMVADQLEQLYREHQELKEELARTRSELERMRERETTLKETLLTTQRMVEDIRENARTEAEITLTEAELKAERIVRDAEERRIQLINEIQEIKRQKISFETSLRALVESHLRLLDLEVVEVRREREEKLLDEPLPFDDASPPLIEPVGEDEG, from the coding sequence ATGGCCATCTCGCCCATGGACATCCAGCAGCACCAGTTCAAGACCCGCCTGTTTGGCTACGACACCGCCGGGGTCGATCACTTTCTCGAGATGGTCGCCGATCAGCTCGAACAGCTCTACCGGGAACACCAGGAGCTGAAAGAGGAGCTGGCCCGGACCCGCAGCGAGCTGGAGCGGATGCGCGAGCGGGAGACCACGCTGAAGGAGACTTTGCTGACCACCCAGCGCATGGTTGAGGATATCAGGGAGAATGCCCGAACCGAGGCCGAAATCACCCTCACCGAGGCCGAACTGAAGGCCGAGCGGATCGTGCGCGACGCCGAGGAGCGGCGCATCCAGCTCATCAACGAGATCCAGGAGATCAAGCGGCAGAAGATCTCGTTCGAAACCTCCCTGCGCGCCCTGGTCGAAAGCCACCTTCGGCTGCTCGACCTGGAGGTGGTCGAGGTGCGGCGGGAAAGGGAGGAGAAGCTGCTCGACGAACCGCTCCCCTTCGACGACGCGTCGCCGCCCCTGATCGAGCCGGTGGGGGAGGACGAAGGCTGA
- a CDS encoding YggT family protein: MAILLNALATVINYLFQIYFYIVVARAIVSWVNPDPYNPIVRFLHSATDPVLYRIRRVLPLQFGGFDFSPIVLLLALEVGRQLLVGLIYSLGAGFGGY; the protein is encoded by the coding sequence ATGGCGATCCTGCTCAATGCCCTGGCCACGGTGATCAACTACCTGTTCCAGATCTATTTCTACATCGTGGTCGCCCGGGCCATCGTTTCCTGGGTCAATCCCGACCCTTACAACCCCATTGTCCGCTTTCTGCACAGCGCCACCGATCCGGTGCTCTACCGGATCCGGCGTGTCCTTCCCCTGCAGTTCGGTGGTTTCGACTTTTCTCCCATCGTGCTGCTGCTTGCCCTCGAGGTCGGCCGGCAGCTGCTGGTCGGCCTGATCTATTCTCTGGGCGCCGGGTTTGGAGGCTACTGA
- a CDS encoding 3-deoxy-7-phosphoheptulonate synthase — translation MTRTNNLNVSGLTPIIAPADLKQVIPLSEEDAQFVTRSREAIKGILHGEDRRLFVVVGPCSIHDPKAALEYAERLQKLSTEVEDQLLLVMRVYFEKPRTTIGWKGLINDPDLNGSHQISKGLGIARRLLSDITGLGLPVACEMLDTITPQYLADMISWGAIGARTTESQTHREMASGLSFPVGFKNGTDGNLKIALDAMQAAYHSHSFIGVNREGRVSIVRTTGNPDVHIVLRGGNNRPNYHPEDIAATEKALAEKGLGNGIMVDCSHGNSNKDHNRQADVLNSVLEQLAAGNRSICGLMIESNLKAGNQALKNPRQLEYGVSITDKCIDWPTTEELLRRAHERLRALGGRRL, via the coding sequence ATGACCCGGACCAACAATCTCAACGTCAGCGGCCTGACGCCGATCATCGCTCCGGCCGACCTGAAACAGGTGATCCCCCTGAGCGAAGAGGACGCGCAGTTCGTCACCCGCTCGCGCGAGGCGATCAAGGGCATTCTGCACGGCGAGGACCGGCGGCTGTTCGTGGTGGTCGGCCCTTGCTCCATCCACGATCCGAAGGCCGCCCTGGAGTATGCCGAACGGCTGCAGAAGCTGAGCACCGAGGTTGAAGACCAGCTGCTGCTGGTGATGCGCGTCTATTTCGAGAAGCCGCGCACCACCATCGGCTGGAAGGGCCTGATCAACGATCCCGACCTGAACGGATCGCACCAGATCTCCAAGGGGCTGGGCATTGCCCGCAGGCTGCTGAGCGACATCACCGGCCTGGGGCTGCCGGTCGCCTGCGAGATGCTCGACACCATCACGCCACAGTACCTGGCCGACATGATCAGCTGGGGGGCGATCGGCGCCCGCACCACCGAATCGCAGACCCACCGGGAAATGGCCAGCGGCCTCTCCTTTCCGGTCGGCTTCAAGAACGGCACCGACGGCAACCTGAAAATCGCCCTCGACGCCATGCAGGCGGCCTATCACAGCCACAGCTTCATCGGCGTCAACCGCGAGGGGCGGGTCTCCATCGTCCGGACCACCGGCAACCCGGACGTCCACATCGTGCTGCGCGGCGGCAACAACCGGCCCAACTACCATCCGGAGGACATCGCCGCCACCGAAAAGGCCCTGGCCGAAAAAGGGCTGGGCAACGGCATCATGGTCGACTGCAGCCACGGCAACAGCAATAAGGACCACAACCGGCAGGCCGATGTGCTGAACAGCGTCCTCGAGCAGCTGGCGGCGGGCAACCGCTCCATCTGCGGCCTGATGATCGAAAGCAACCTGAAAGCCGGCAATCAGGCGCTGAAAAACCCCCGCCAGCTGGAATACGGGGTCTCGATCACCGACAAGTGCATCGACTGGCCGACGACGGAAGAACTGCTGCGCCGGGCCCACGAGCGGCTGCGCGCCCTGGGCGGCCGCCGGCTCTGA
- the lhgO gene encoding L-2-hydroxyglutarate oxidase — MSPLAALSVGGDGLTIVGGGIVGLATAWQLLQRHPGLSLTLLEKDAVLAGQQTGHNSGVIHSGLYYRPGSFKARLCCHGREALYAYCERKGIPFRRCGKLVVALSPREEELLQALRQRGEANGLTGLRWLVGRQLRRYEPHAAGRAALLVPQTGVVDFRTVAQALAGDIRDRGGKIVTGCRLEAIRRRTDGFSLRTSRGDAACRWLINCAGLHSDRIARMAGLRPPVRIFPFRGEYYHLGEEGAKLVRNLIYPVPDPELPFLGVHLTRGIDGRVEAGPNAVLALKREGYRRRDISLADLAEIVGYPGFWRLATGWWRTGLAEYRRSLSRRRFLADLQRLVPALRGEDLADWGSGVRAQAVDRAGRLVDDFVFADAPGMIHVLNAPSPAATASLAIGEEIAARAAGNFAL, encoded by the coding sequence ATGAGCCCGCTGGCCGCTCTATCTGTCGGCGGGGATGGACTGACCATTGTTGGCGGCGGCATCGTCGGCCTGGCGACCGCCTGGCAGCTGCTGCAGCGCCATCCCGGCCTGTCCCTGACGCTGCTGGAAAAGGACGCCGTGCTGGCCGGTCAGCAGACCGGCCACAACAGCGGCGTCATCCATTCCGGTCTCTACTACCGCCCCGGTTCCTTCAAGGCCCGGCTCTGTTGCCACGGCCGGGAGGCGCTCTATGCCTACTGCGAGCGGAAAGGGATTCCCTTCCGGCGGTGCGGCAAGCTGGTGGTGGCCCTGAGCCCTCGCGAGGAGGAGCTGTTGCAGGCGCTGCGGCAGCGGGGCGAGGCGAACGGGCTGACCGGTCTGCGCTGGCTCGTGGGGCGACAGCTGCGTCGCTACGAGCCGCACGCGGCCGGAAGGGCGGCGCTGCTGGTGCCGCAGACCGGGGTTGTCGATTTCCGGACGGTGGCGCAGGCGCTGGCGGGAGATATCCGTGACCGGGGCGGAAAGATTGTCACCGGCTGCCGGCTGGAGGCCATCCGCCGGCGGACGGACGGGTTTTCGCTGCGTACCTCCCGCGGCGACGCGGCCTGTCGCTGGCTGATCAACTGCGCCGGTCTGCACAGCGATCGTATCGCCCGGATGGCAGGACTGCGGCCGCCGGTGCGCATCTTTCCCTTTCGTGGTGAGTACTACCACCTGGGCGAGGAGGGGGCGAAACTGGTGCGCAACCTGATCTATCCGGTTCCCGACCCCGAGCTTCCCTTTCTCGGCGTCCACCTGACCCGCGGCATTGACGGCCGGGTGGAGGCCGGCCCCAATGCCGTGCTGGCGCTGAAACGCGAAGGCTATCGGCGCCGGGACATCTCGCTGGCCGATCTGGCGGAGATCGTCGGTTATCCCGGCTTCTGGCGGCTGGCGACCGGCTGGTGGCGCACCGGACTGGCGGAGTACCGGCGTTCACTGAGCCGGCGGCGGTTTCTGGCTGATCTGCAGCGGCTGGTTCCGGCGCTGCGGGGGGAGGATCTGGCCGACTGGGGCAGCGGCGTGCGGGCGCAGGCGGTCGATCGGGCGGGACGGCTGGTCGACGATTTCGTTTTCGCCGACGCGCCCGGCATGATCCATGTGCTCAATGCGCCGTCGCCGGCGGCGACGGCATCCCTGGCCATAGGCGAGGAGATCGCGGCGCGGGCGGCAGGGAATTTCGCTCTCTGA
- a CDS encoding bacteriohemerythrin gives MTIVVWNEAFATGVVLIDQQHRQLFDICNRLHDKTLNPRADRVDLLSTLDRLEQYARFHFSEEERLMAEAGYPDLEAHMESHRKFRERLVRLRQLAEEGELREAFTASLAFLLEFLVRHVQQEDHLYVPWLKEA, from the coding sequence ATGACCATCGTCGTCTGGAACGAGGCTTTCGCGACCGGCGTCGTGCTGATCGACCAGCAGCACCGGCAGCTGTTCGACATCTGCAACCGGCTGCACGACAAGACGCTCAATCCCCGCGCCGACCGGGTTGACCTGCTGTCGACTCTCGACCGGCTCGAACAGTACGCCCGCTTTCATTTTTCCGAAGAAGAACGGCTGATGGCCGAGGCTGGCTATCCCGACCTGGAAGCCCATATGGAGAGCCACCGGAAGTTTCGCGAGCGGCTGGTCCGGCTGCGCCAGCTGGCCGAAGAGGGGGAGCTGCGCGAGGCCTTCACCGCCAGTCTCGCCTTTCTGCTCGAATTTCTCGTCCGGCACGTGCAGCAGGAAGACCATCTCTACGTTCCCTGGCTGAAAGAGGCATGA
- a CDS encoding MerR family transcriptional regulator → MSLVKTWYTPEAAADKFGLAPEKVLAWVDAGLVRCEREKDRVAQVNIDDVRLEVEAMVRSQE, encoded by the coding sequence ATGTCTCTGGTCAAAACCTGGTACACGCCCGAAGCCGCCGCCGACAAGTTCGGCCTCGCCCCCGAAAAGGTCCTGGCCTGGGTCGATGCCGGCCTGGTGCGCTGCGAACGGGAAAAGGACAGGGTCGCCCAGGTCAACATCGACGATGTGCGGCTCGAAGTCGAGGCCATGGTGCGCTCGCAGGAGTGA
- a CDS encoding diguanylate cyclase, whose amino-acid sequence MTGQKPKLQLTHGALATPAHRADMPSSILIIDDSPQARQQVIEILQPKSLFNFFYEAGDGIEGFKTALNRKVDIVLCDLEMPGMDGFKFLQMMNSREELADIPVIMVTGREDTETKVRGLEQGASDYVTKPYDPAELIARVKVQIKIKSLQDKLKRSNQMLLELSLTDPLTGLNNRRYMMEVLDREFERSQRSGASLCLVMIDIDHFKRVNDTYGHQKGDVVLRGLADLLRKHLRQYDTAARFGGEEFALILPETDLGEAALVAERLRRATEKLTFTQIPGLQVSASLGVACYPMQGIDVPDDLIREADYALYNAKRLGRNRVEVMEN is encoded by the coding sequence ATGACGGGACAAAAACCAAAACTGCAGCTGACTCACGGGGCCCTCGCGACTCCAGCTCACCGCGCCGACATGCCATCATCCATCCTCATCATCGACGATTCCCCCCAGGCCAGACAGCAGGTGATCGAGATTCTGCAGCCGAAGTCGCTGTTCAACTTCTTCTACGAGGCCGGCGACGGCATCGAGGGATTCAAGACGGCACTGAACCGCAAGGTCGACATCGTCCTTTGCGACCTCGAAATGCCGGGCATGGACGGCTTCAAGTTTTTGCAGATGATGAACAGCCGGGAAGAACTGGCGGACATTCCGGTGATCATGGTCACCGGCCGCGAAGACACCGAAACCAAGGTTCGGGGGCTGGAGCAGGGGGCGAGCGACTATGTCACCAAGCCCTACGACCCGGCAGAACTGATCGCCCGGGTCAAGGTGCAGATCAAGATCAAGTCGCTGCAGGACAAACTCAAGCGCAGCAACCAGATGCTGCTCGAACTCTCGCTCACCGACCCGCTCACCGGACTGAACAACCGCCGCTACATGATGGAGGTGCTCGACCGGGAGTTCGAGCGCAGCCAGCGGTCCGGCGCCAGCCTCTGCCTGGTGATGATCGACATCGACCACTTCAAAAGGGTCAACGATACCTACGGGCACCAGAAAGGGGACGTCGTGCTGCGGGGGCTGGCCGACCTGTTGCGCAAGCACCTGCGCCAGTACGACACCGCCGCCCGCTTCGGCGGCGAGGAATTCGCCCTGATTCTGCCGGAAACCGACCTTGGGGAGGCGGCCCTGGTGGCCGAAAGGCTGCGCCGGGCAACGGAAAAACTGACCTTCACACAGATACCCGGGCTGCAGGTGAGCGCCAGCCTCGGCGTCGCCTGCTATCCGATGCAGGGAATCGACGTTCCCGACGACCTGATCCGCGAGGCCGATTACGCCCTCTACAACGCCAAGCGTCTCGGTCGCAACCGGGTCGAGGTGATGGAGAACTGA
- a CDS encoding DUF3047 domain-containing protein has translation MFWVRCVACLPLLLLLGAAPAAMTIDDFDNGLAACWQQKVFRGKTDYRIESDPSGGGWLRSEAAGTASALACKISFRPADWPVLSWRWKIDHVHPKGDARIRAGDDYPARVYVVFPHWFVPKTRALNYVWANRLPRGSFVPSPYTGNSVMIAVESGNDRAGQWIAERRNLLEDYRRAFGEDPPEAGAVAVMTDGDDTGGRVTAWYDAIRLLRD, from the coding sequence ATGTTCTGGGTTAGGTGTGTTGCCTGTCTACCGCTGCTGCTGTTGCTGGGAGCGGCGCCGGCGGCGATGACGATCGACGATTTCGATAACGGCCTGGCGGCCTGCTGGCAACAGAAGGTCTTCCGGGGTAAAACCGACTACCGGATCGAAAGCGATCCTTCCGGGGGCGGCTGGCTGCGTTCCGAGGCGGCGGGGACGGCGAGCGCCCTGGCCTGCAAGATCTCCTTCCGGCCGGCGGACTGGCCGGTTCTGAGCTGGCGCTGGAAGATCGACCATGTCCATCCCAAAGGGGATGCGCGGATCAGGGCGGGGGACGACTACCCGGCACGGGTCTATGTCGTCTTTCCCCACTGGTTCGTGCCGAAAACCAGGGCCCTCAACTATGTCTGGGCCAACCGGCTGCCGCGCGGCTCTTTTGTGCCGAGCCCCTATACCGGCAACTCGGTGATGATTGCCGTCGAAAGTGGCAACGACAGGGCCGGACAGTGGATTGCGGAACGGCGGAACCTGCTCGAGGATTACCGGCGCGCCTTCGGCGAAGACCCGCCGGAAGCGGGGGCGGTCGCTGTCATGACCGATGGCGACGATACCGGCGGCCGGGTGACGGCCTGGTACGACGCCATTCGCCTGCTGCGGGACTGA
- a CDS encoding 4Fe-4S binding protein, translating into MRGLRRVMQLFCLAGFLWLFVATEYRGLDEIPWPVSLLFRIDPLAALADAAAPGPFGWKLLWPALLILALTFVFGRFFCGWICPLGTSLDAASRLGLRPKGRKSPLRWRRLKYLLLFSLTGAALCGVQLFGWFDPLSIFLRGLTFSLYPLYNLLANGLFDFFYRHRLPLVSPALDAVYPFWRDHLMAFQQPAFDLALFTLLVFAGVLLLERWERRFWCRHLCPLGALLGICARHALVRRQPAEPCGGCSLCATQCRMGATDQDGHRQAECVRCLDCTTWCPAEKVRFGTGQAAGAGLDVGRRRVVVSLAAGAVAAPVIRLGPEPSRRNPYLLRPPGAVAEEEFLRRCIRCGECLKVCIGRALQPALFEAGGVGLWTPLLVARQGYCEYNCTLCGQVCPTGAIRSLTPQEKKAFVIGLAVIDRNTCLPYARGEECLVCEEHCPTPRKAIVFDRRQVLVAGEVKTVKQPRVLADRCIGCGICETRCPLDGVSAVRVVNEGESRRRRDVLG; encoded by the coding sequence ATGCGCGGTCTGCGGCGAGTGATGCAGCTTTTCTGTCTGGCTGGGTTCCTCTGGCTCTTCGTCGCCACCGAGTACCGGGGGCTGGACGAAATCCCATGGCCCGTCTCCCTGCTCTTTCGCATCGATCCACTGGCCGCACTCGCCGATGCCGCGGCTCCCGGCCCCTTCGGCTGGAAGCTGCTCTGGCCGGCCCTGCTCATCCTCGCCCTGACCTTCGTTTTCGGCCGTTTCTTCTGCGGCTGGATCTGCCCGCTGGGCACCAGCCTCGACGCGGCGTCCCGGCTCGGCCTGCGGCCGAAGGGGCGAAAAAGCCCCCTGCGGTGGCGGCGCCTGAAGTACCTGCTCCTCTTCTCGCTGACCGGTGCCGCCCTGTGCGGGGTGCAGCTTTTCGGCTGGTTCGACCCACTGAGCATCTTTCTGCGAGGGCTGACCTTCAGTCTCTATCCGCTCTACAACCTGCTGGCCAACGGCCTGTTCGACTTTTTCTACCGGCACCGGCTGCCGCTGGTATCGCCGGCGCTGGACGCTGTCTATCCCTTCTGGCGCGACCACCTGATGGCCTTTCAGCAGCCGGCGTTCGACCTGGCCCTGTTCACCCTGCTGGTCTTTGCCGGCGTGCTGCTGCTGGAGCGCTGGGAGCGCCGTTTCTGGTGCCGCCATCTCTGCCCGCTGGGGGCGCTGCTCGGCATCTGCGCCCGGCATGCCCTTGTCCGGCGCCAGCCGGCCGAGCCGTGTGGCGGCTGTTCCCTGTGCGCCACGCAATGCCGGATGGGGGCGACCGACCAGGACGGACATCGCCAGGCGGAATGCGTCCGCTGTCTCGACTGTACGACCTGGTGTCCGGCGGAAAAGGTGCGGTTCGGCACCGGCCAGGCGGCCGGCGCGGGGCTTGACGTCGGCCGCCGCCGGGTTGTCGTTTCGCTGGCTGCCGGCGCTGTGGCGGCGCCGGTCATTCGCCTGGGCCCGGAGCCGTCGCGCCGCAATCCCTACCTGCTGCGCCCGCCCGGGGCGGTGGCGGAAGAGGAATTTCTGCGGCGCTGCATCCGTTGCGGCGAATGCCTCAAGGTCTGCATCGGCCGGGCCCTGCAGCCGGCCCTGTTCGAGGCGGGCGGCGTCGGCCTGTGGACGCCGCTGCTGGTGGCGCGGCAGGGCTATTGCGAGTACAATTGCACTCTCTGCGGCCAGGTCTGTCCGACCGGAGCGATCCGGAGCCTGACGCCGCAGGAGAAAAAGGCCTTTGTCATCGGTCTGGCGGTAATCGACCGCAACACCTGCCTGCCCTACGCCAGAGGCGAGGAATGCCTAGTCTGCGAGGAACACTGCCCGACGCCGCGCAAGGCCATCGTCTTCGACCGGCGGCAGGTTCTGGTCGCCGGCGAAGTGAAAACGGTCAAGCAGCCGCGGGTGCTTGCGGACCGCTGCATCGGCTGCGGTATCTGCGAAACCCGTTGCCCCCTGGACGGCGTTTCCGCCGTGCGGGTGGTCAACGAAGGGGAGAGCCGGAGACGAAGGGATGTTCTGGGTTAG
- a CDS encoding DUF362 domain-containing protein, with protein MLDRRTFIRRFLQAGSLVAAGVVGVLDLDALPVAAADAGPQLAMRTGEDIPRLVRQTLAALGGMQRFVHPGETVVVKPNIGWDRTPEQAANTHPEVVRTVVQLCLEAGAAQVRVFDRTCNDPRRCYRNSGIEKAIDAIGDRRVRLEHMDRRAWQTLEIRGGQALSRWSFYRPVLEADRLINLPVAKHHSISRLTVGMKNIMGVIGGNRGVLHRRIEDALVDINLVVQSDLTLVDATRILIANGPQGGRLEDVEVRNTLIASPDIVAADAMAATLFGLRPEEVGFIAAAARRGLGVMDLSRLNRV; from the coding sequence ATGCTCGACCGGCGCACTTTCATCCGCCGATTTCTCCAGGCCGGCTCGCTGGTCGCCGCCGGAGTCGTCGGTGTGCTCGATCTCGACGCCCTGCCGGTGGCGGCGGCCGATGCCGGACCGCAGCTGGCGATGCGCACCGGCGAGGACATTCCCCGACTGGTGCGGCAGACGCTGGCCGCCCTCGGCGGCATGCAGCGGTTCGTCCATCCGGGAGAGACGGTGGTGGTCAAGCCGAACATCGGCTGGGACCGGACCCCGGAACAGGCGGCCAACACCCATCCGGAAGTGGTGCGCACCGTCGTGCAGCTTTGCCTCGAGGCGGGGGCGGCGCAGGTCCGTGTCTTCGACCGCACCTGCAACGACCCGCGCCGCTGCTACCGCAACAGCGGCATCGAGAAAGCGATCGACGCCATCGGTGACCGCCGGGTGCGTCTCGAACACATGGACCGTCGCGCCTGGCAAACCTTGGAGATCCGGGGCGGGCAGGCCCTCAGCCGCTGGTCCTTCTACCGGCCGGTCCTCGAGGCCGACCGGCTGATCAATCTGCCGGTTGCCAAGCACCATTCCATCTCCCGCCTCACCGTCGGCATGAAGAACATCATGGGGGTCATCGGCGGCAATCGCGGTGTTCTGCACCGCCGCATCGAGGATGCCCTGGTCGACATCAACCTGGTGGTGCAGTCGGACCTGACCCTGGTCGACGCCACCCGGATTCTCATCGCCAACGGCCCGCAGGGAGGCCGCCTGGAGGATGTCGAGGTGCGCAACACCCTCATCGCCTCGCCGGACATCGTTGCCGCCGACGCCATGGCCGCCACCCTCTTCGGCCTGAGGCCCGAAGAGGTGGGCTTCATCGCAGCTGCCGCCCGCCGCGGGCTGGGGGTCATGGATCTTTCCCGGCTGAACAGGGTGTAG
- a CDS encoding glycine betaine ABC transporter substrate-binding protein, translating to MMIRLRVFFLPLLLLVFLWVPVLPASACVGKTLVIGATEEPQQQVLAQLLAVLISERTGTTVKIVRHKTHRQLHEALLRAELDMYVEYTGVGQVEILGRDPISDPKALYAAVKQSYNSELNLIWLKPFGFDAPGVAPADVPAEAAPVVRKDTLKKFPALARLINKLGGRIDLATIRRLEDEAASRPPEQVARNFLKANRLI from the coding sequence ATGATGATTCGGCTGCGCGTGTTTTTTCTGCCTCTGCTGCTTCTGGTTTTTCTCTGGGTTCCGGTGTTGCCGGCGTCGGCCTGTGTCGGCAAGACTCTGGTCATCGGTGCCACCGAGGAGCCGCAGCAGCAGGTGCTGGCCCAGCTGCTGGCGGTGCTGATCAGCGAGCGCACCGGAACCACGGTGAAGATCGTCAGGCACAAGACCCACCGCCAGCTGCACGAGGCGCTGCTGCGGGCCGAGCTCGACATGTATGTCGAATATACCGGCGTAGGCCAGGTGGAGATTCTCGGCCGCGATCCGATATCGGACCCGAAGGCGCTCTATGCGGCGGTGAAACAGAGCTACAACAGCGAACTGAACCTGATCTGGCTCAAGCCGTTCGGATTCGATGCTCCCGGAGTCGCCCCGGCGGATGTGCCGGCCGAGGCGGCGCCGGTGGTGCGCAAGGACACCCTGAAGAAGTTTCCCGCCCTGGCCCGGCTGATCAACAAGCTCGGCGGTCGCATCGACCTGGCGACCATCAGGCGGCTCGAAGACGAGGCTGCATCGCGGCCGCCGGAGCAGGTGGCCCGCAACTTTCTGAAAGCCAACAGGCTGATCTAG
- a CDS encoding DUF3467 domain-containing protein has protein sequence MSDEKRREIRIEIQLDEETAQGAYANLAVVNHTDAEFVLDFIYVQPQAPRAKVRSRIITSPRHVKRLLRALQDNLDRYEARFGSVEDVAADDPATVGDYH, from the coding sequence ATGAGTGACGAAAAGCGACGGGAAATCCGCATCGAGATCCAGCTGGACGAGGAGACGGCGCAGGGAGCCTATGCCAACCTGGCAGTGGTCAATCACACCGACGCCGAGTTCGTGCTCGATTTCATCTACGTGCAGCCGCAGGCACCGCGCGCCAAGGTCCGCTCCCGGATCATCACCTCGCCGCGGCATGTCAAGCGCCTGCTGCGGGCACTGCAGGACAACCTGGACCGCTACGAGGCGCGCTTCGGATCGGTCGAGGATGTCGCCGCCGACGACCCGGCGACGGTCGGCGACTACCACTGA
- a CDS encoding outer membrane protein assembly factor BamB family protein: MVRGLVLLLALWLAGCVAPRPAAELVLGDATFTRDQTWSGQVRIRGKVRLVNGASLTLLPGTEVRFERIDADRDGLGDAAIEIERGDLVAVGTPLAPIRLRSAADRPRPGDWLELKVDFSRRIELRWCEIRDSAHGLHAHFSRGEVADSVLRDNIDGTRFGQGRYTVRNSLVLHNSGKGINFRNSQVILDGNLFIGNHAGLFIFETDRPLTVAGNNFLGNDTHVRLGDFFSGEIHLGRNWFSGGDELDRLLHDRGEDPASGLLSAEAAPTWQVPAGPDPRPDIGEDWSLATGGYVDADPVAAEETLFLPGWDGRLRALTADGTVSWTAELGEVADAAVAVDDERVYVQTWGREVLALDRAQGRRLWSFRYPASPHDDHRQGGVARWRDLLLVPAWNGRLYALEAASGREVWSVDCGMPLRSAPLVRKEAIYQAAGSGRLSRIAPDGRLLWSLDLSSPLLSSPVALDTGVAVLTRNGELVAVGDDGRIRWRMPLGEEAFYAAPVAANGLLYVATAAGSLHALDPETGARLWRIDVGAPVYATPRVARGLIFVGDNRGRLQIFNSFDGRRLAVFAAGDAIQSRPLLLQGRLVFGSRDGKIYALRLDFAEQEKLTTGQHS, from the coding sequence GTGGTAAGGGGACTGGTTCTGCTGCTGGCCCTCTGGCTGGCCGGCTGCGTCGCGCCCCGGCCGGCGGCGGAGCTGGTTCTGGGCGATGCGACCTTCACCCGGGACCAGACCTGGAGCGGCCAGGTGCGGATCCGGGGAAAGGTGCGGCTGGTCAACGGCGCTTCCCTGACCCTGCTGCCGGGCACCGAGGTGCGGTTCGAACGGATCGACGCCGACCGGGACGGCCTCGGCGATGCCGCCATCGAGATCGAGCGTGGCGACCTGGTCGCCGTAGGTACGCCCCTGGCGCCGATCCGCCTGCGCAGCGCCGCCGACCGGCCGCGGCCCGGCGACTGGCTGGAGCTGAAGGTCGATTTTTCGCGCCGCATCGAACTGCGCTGGTGCGAGATCCGCGATTCGGCCCATGGCCTGCACGCCCATTTCAGCCGGGGCGAGGTGGCGGACAGCGTTCTGCGGGACAATATTGACGGCACCCGCTTTGGCCAGGGGCGCTACACGGTGCGCAACAGCCTGGTGCTGCACAACAGCGGCAAGGGAATCAACTTTCGCAACAGCCAGGTCATCCTCGACGGCAATCTGTTCATCGGCAATCACGCCGGCCTGTTCATTTTCGAAACCGACCGGCCGCTGACGGTCGCGGGCAACAATTTTCTCGGTAATGACACCCACGTCCGTCTCGGCGATTTCTTCAGCGGTGAGATTCATCTGGGCCGCAACTGGTTTTCCGGCGGTGATGAACTCGACCGGCTGCTGCATGACCGGGGCGAGGATCCGGCCAGCGGCCTGCTGAGCGCCGAGGCCGCGCCGACCTGGCAGGTTCCCGCCGGGCCGGATCCGCGGCCGGACATCGGCGAAGACTGGTCGCTGGCGACCGGCGGCTATGTTGACGCAGACCCGGTGGCGGCGGAAGAGACCCTGTTTCTGCCAGGCTGGGACGGTCGGCTTCGCGCCCTGACGGCAGACGGCACCGTGAGCTGGACGGCCGAGCTGGGCGAGGTCGCCGACGCTGCGGTCGCCGTCGATGACGAACGGGTCTATGTCCAGACCTGGGGGCGCGAGGTGCTGGCGCTGGACAGGGCGCAGGGCCGCCGCCTCTGGAGCTTTCGCTATCCGGCCTCGCCGCATGACGATCATCGGCAGGGGGGAGTGGCGCGCTGGCGGGATCTGCTGCTGGTGCCCGCCTGGAACGGCCGGCTGTACGCCCTGGAGGCGGCCAGCGGCCGCGAGGTCTGGTCCGTCGACTGCGGCATGCCGCTGCGCAGCGCGCCGCTGGTACGCAAAGAGGCAATCTACCAGGCCGCCGGCAGCGGCCGGCTCAGCCGGATCGCGCCTGACGGCCGGCTGCTGTGGAGCCTCGACCTGTCATCGCCGCTGCTCTCCAGTCCGGTGGCGCTCGATACGGGTGTGGCGGTGCTGACCCGCAACGGCGAGCTGGTGGCCGTGGGCGACGACGGCCGGATCCGCTGGCGGATGCCGCTGGGCGAGGAAGCCTTCTACGCGGCGCCGGTTGCGGCAAACGGTCTGCTCTATGTGGCGACTGCCGCCGGCTCTCTGCACGCCCTGGACCCGGAGACGGGGGCGCGGCTCTGGCGAATCGATGTCGGGGCGCCGGTCTATGCCACGCCACGGGTAGCCCGCGGGCTGATTTTCGTCGGCGACAACCGGGGGCGGCTGCAGATATTCAACAGTTTCGACGGTCGCCGGCTGGCCGTTTTTGCCGCGGGAGACGCCATTCAGTCCCGTCCCCTGCTGCTGCAGGGACGGCTCGTATTCGGCAGCCGGGACGGGAAGATTTACGCCCTGAGACTTGATTTTGCAGAACAGGAAAAACTGACTACAGGACAGCACTCATGA